The sequence below is a genomic window from Sorangiineae bacterium MSr12523.
CCGAGCGGCAGCCGCGCAAGGTACACTTCCGCCATACCGCCCGTGGCGATGCGCTCACCCAATTCGTACTTGCCGATGCGCACCGGGCGCCGCCTTTAGTTGCCCCCGCTCTTCGACCCGCCCAGACAAGGCGGCGACGCGGGCACGGCGGCTTCCTTTTCCCACTCCGCGGGGCTCTTCGAAATGATGGAGAGCGCGTGCACGCCCTGCGCGAGCTCGTCCTTCAAGATGCGGTACACGGTCTGGTGCCGTTCCACGCGGCCCAAGCCGTCGAAGGCCTGCGAGACGATCACCACCTTGAAGTGGGTCTCGGCGTCCTTCGGAACGCTATGCATGCGGCTCTCGTCGATGACGTCGAGCACACTGGGCGCCAAGTTGTCGCGCAGCTTTTCGCGGATGCGGTCCGCCATTCGCCCCATTGCCATACCCGCCATTTTAGCACGAGACTCAGGGATGCTGCGCCACGTGCCGCCGACCCCAGGGCCCGAAGTGATACCCCAGCACGGCCACCGAAAGCACGAGCACGCCCGCAATCGCCCACGCCCACCTGCCCCGACGCCGGCGCGGCTTTCCCGCGTCCATCGCGTCCATGATCGGCATGGGCTGCCACATCGCCGGCGCCGGCTCGGTTTCCCCCGCCTGCTCCGCGGCATCCATGGCCTCGCCGATGGCCTCCAACGCCGCCGCGATCTCGCCCATGCTGTCGAATCGGTCGCCCGGCAGCTTCGAAAGCGCCTTCATCACGATGTCCGAGACACCGTCGGGCAACTCCGACGCCACCTGGGATAGCGGCTTCGGCCCCACCCCCGGCTGAAAAAACGGAAGCGCGATGGGCACGCCGCGCGGGTTCTTCCCCATCACGGGATGCACACCGCCGCTGAGCAGCTCGTACGCCACGGTGGCCCATGCAAATTGATCGCTTCGCCCGTCCACGGCCTCGCCGAGCGCTTGCTCCGGCGCCATGTAGAGCGGCGTACCCATGACCACGCCCACGCGCGTGGCCACCGGCTCCGAATTCGGCTCCGTGTCGTCCGCCACCTGCGGGGCCGTGGCCAGCCGCTTCACCACACCGAAGTCGAACAGCTTGACCTCGCCGTTGTCGCAGACCATCACATTTTCCGGCTTCACGTCGCGGTGGACGAGCCCCTGCTCGTGCGCCGCATCGAGCCCGCACGCGATCTGCGCGAGCCACCCGATGCGAAGCCGCATCGGCACGTCCTCGTCCCCCACGTAGGTGCTGAGCAACTTGCCCGGCGCGAGCTCCATCGCGATGTACGGCGTGCCGTTGATCTCGCCGACATCGAAAATGCCCACCGCGTTGGGATGGTTCAACGACGCGACCGCGCGGCCCTCGCGCATCAAGCGAAGGGCCGCCTCGGAAAGCTCTCCCAAGGGCGTACGCGCCACCTCCGGGCGCACGATCTTCAGCGCGATTTCGCGATGAAGAATCGGATCGTACGCGCGGTACACGACCCCCAAGCCGCCCTCACCGATTTTGTCCTCGATGCGATAACGGTGGAACGTGTCGCCGGCCAGAAACATCGTGGGATCCCCACCCTGTCCAACTTTCGCTGGTTACGGCTGGTGCCGCGCAAGCTCGCGCAGCACGCTCGAAATCTCGGTCTTCTGCGGCACGCTCGCCGTGTCCAGAGCATCCGCCAGGCCCACGCCCGGAACGAACGCACCGGCGAGAAGACGCGGCGGCGCGAGCAGCTGGTAAAAGAGCTCCTCCACCGTGCGGCGGAGCAGGTGCTCGCCGAAGTTCGTCACCTCGGTGTCCTCGTTCACGAAGAGCACGCGCCCGGTGCGGGAAATGCTCTCGCGCAGATGCTCCCAGTCGTACGGAATCAACGTGCGCAGGTCGATCACCTCGACGTCGATCCCGTCGCTCGCCAATTCGTCGGCGGCCTTCTTGCACAGCGGCACCATGCGTCCATACGCGACGCACGTCACGTCGCGCCCCGGACGAACGGTGGAGGCTTTGCCAATCGGAATGAACAAATCCGGCGTCGCCGGCCAGCTCGGCGTCCACTTGCTGCGATCGCCCAGCGGCGCGTCGATCATCTTGCTCAGGGCACGCTCGTCGGGCTCCCCGGGGATTTCCTCGCCCGGCAGCGCCTTCGCGCGAAGCAATGCTTTGGGCGCGAGGAACATCACTGGATTCGGATCGGCGATGGCGCTGAGCATCAACCCGTAGGCATCGCGCGGGTTCGACGGCATCACGATCTTCCAGCCCGGAATGTGCGTCGCCGTCGCATCGAACGAGTGCGAGTGGTAGATGCTGCCGTGAATGCCCGATCCGACGGGCGTCATCATCACCAGCGGGAGATTCCACTGCCCGTTGGACGACCAGTACATGCCGCCACCGAGCTTGAGCAGGTCGATGATGTTGTACGCGTAGTCGCAGAACTGAATCTCGCACACCGGCCGCGCGCCCGCGAGGGCGAGACCGATCGCGCAGCCAATGATGCCGCGCTCGTCGAGCGGCGAGTTCCACGAGCACTTGATGCCTTGCGACTGCGTGAACACGCCGCCGAGCGGCGGGCCGAGATCCTGTCCGAAGACGTCCGTCACCCCGAGGCGCTCTTCACCGACGTGGAGCGCCATGCGGATGGCTTGCACCATGGTGGCCATTTACGATTGTTCCTTATTGTTGATCGCTGCCGGATTGGCTACGGCGCACATGGCATCTTGGCGGGCTTTGGCCTCGCCGCCGACCTCGGTCGGAGCGAAGACGTGATCGTAGATGGTCGGACCTTTGGGCTGCGGCTCGGTGCGGACACGCTTCGACATTTCGAGAAGGGCCTGCGTCTCCTGAACACGTAGCTCGTCCATCTTCTGACGGCTCAAGATGCCCCGTTCTTCGAGTCGTTTTTCGAACTTGGCCAGGCAGTCCGACTCGCCCGTGACGAAGTTGGCGCCGGACGAGGAGGAGTGGCCGTAAAGCCGGGAGACCTTGGCCTCGAGCAAGAACGGCCTGCGCTCGCTGCGCACGTAGTCCATCGCCTGCTTGATGCCCAGGTATGCCGTCTCGGGATCGTTGCCGTCGACCACCGCGGTCTGCATGCCGAAGGCCTTGCCTCGGTCCGCGATGCGCTTTTCGCCGTGCTGCTCGGCGGCGGGCGTGGAGATGCCGAACTCGTTGTTGGTCACGATCATGAGGACGGGCAGCTCCATCCCCGGGCGGGTCGCCCAAATGAGGCAGCTCGCAAAGTCACCCTCGGCGGTGCCGGCGTCGCCGCCTTGTACGATGGTGATGCCCCGCCCACCGAAGCGCTTTTGAACGAGCGCGGTGCCTGGGGCCATGGAGAATTGCACCTCGATGGGCGACGAGACGGGGACCACGTTCCACTCGGGGATCGAGTAGTGGTTCACGAAGTTGCGGCCGCCCGAGTACGGGTCCGTGGCCGTGTTCTTCATCTGCCGCATTGCGTCGGCCGGGTCGATGCCCATGGCCACCATCGTGGCGCTGGATCGGTAATGCAGGTGCAGGTAGTCGTGCGCCGGGCCGCGGCCCTTATCGACCAGAAGGCCGAGGGCCACGTTGAAGGCCTCTTCGCCGGGACCACCGATCCAAAAATAGCCGTCGCCCTGCTTTTGCATGCGGATCAACCGCTCTTCGAGCAGGCGCGAACGCAACATCAGCTCGTGCAAGCGGATGAGCACGTCGGGAGACAGCTTGGTATCGGGATAGAAGTGTTCTTGGATTGGCGTCGTGCTCACATTTCACTCCGGTCCTTCGGGGAGGCGCTGCGACACTAGTATGTAGTAACCCTGGTCGTAAACCGCGAGAAGGCAATGATGGCGCCGATCGAAATTAACCGAACGCGGCGTCGCGTTTCTGTGCTGCATCGCTTCTTGTTTTCTGAATCCGTGAAAATAATGACGCGAAGTGGCATCCCGCGGGGCCCGCATTGCGGCTAACGTTTGAGTCCCATCATGTCGATCGAATCGCTGCGCGCCCAGATAGATGCCACGGATGAACGGATCCTCGAACTGTTGAACGAACGTGCCAGCTTGGCCGTCGCCATCGGGCATGCCAAGCGGGCGGCTCACACGGCCGCCAACAAGGAAGGCGCGGAAAAGCTATTGCGCGATCCGGAGCGCGAGCGGGCGGTGCTCGATCGCCTCTCGGCGCTGGCGAAGGGGCAGTTTCCGCAGCATGCCGTGCGCGCGGTGTTTCGTGAGGTCATGAGCGGTTGCCTGTCGCTCGAGCAGCCACTGCATGTTGCCTTCCTCGGGCCCGAGGGAACCTTCACGCAGATGGCAGCGCGTTATCTGTTCGGCCTTTCGGCGCAGTACCGCGAGGCGGCCACCATCGAGGGCGTGTTCGACGCAGTGCGCACGGGCGATGCTGCGCTCGGGGTGGTTGCCATCGAGAACTCGACGGAGGGCAGTGTCACCCTAACGGCGGACTTGCTCATCGAGGGAAACGTGGTCGTGCGCGAAGAGCTGGTGCTGCTCATCGAGCATGCCCTTCTCGCACGCGACAGCGTCCCCTTCTCCTCGGTGCAGCGCGTGTATTCGCATCCGCAGGCGCTGGCGCAGTGCCGTGGGTGGCTCACGAAGAACCTGCCGGGCGCGCAGCTCGTGCAAACGGCATCGACGACGGCGGCCGCTCGGCAAGCGCTGCTCGACACCGCCGGCGCCGCCGTGGCGAGTCCCCTCGCCGCCGAGCTTCACGGGCTCACCATTTTGCGCGAGCGCATTCAGGACCGCACCGAGAACGCCACGCGCTTCGTGGTGCTCGGCAAGGAGGATGCACCGCGCACGGGCCGCGACCGCACGTCGCTCGCGTTCTCGGTGAAGGACGAGCGGGGCGCGCTTCGCCGGGTGCTCTCGGCGTTCGAGGAGGAAGGCGTCAATCTGAGCCGCCTCGAGTCGCGTCCGAGCCAGCAGAAACCGTGGGACTACGTCTTTCTCGTGGACCTCGAAGGCCATCGCACCGACGACAACGTGCAGCGCGCGCTGGAGAATCTCCGCAGCGCCTGCGACATGGTCAAGGTGCTGGGCAGCTACGCGCGGCGAGATCCGATCCGCCTCACGTCCATCCCGTGACAGAATAGGCGGATGCTTGACCAACGCCGGCTCGCCAGGTTTGCCGCTCTCTGGGCCCTCACGCTTTGCATGCCCCTCGCGGGCTGCAAAAAGCTGAAGCAATCCATCGAGGAAAAGGCCATGGAGAAGGCCGGCCTGGAGAAGGCCGAGGGCGACGAGCAGGGCAAGAGCTTCACCTTCAAGGGCAGCAAGCCCGGCGAAGAGGTCACCTTCGGCACGACGCAGAAGATGCCGGAAAATTTCCCCGCCGACGTCCCCGTCTACCCCGGCGCCAAGGTGATGGCCGCCGCAGCCTCCGGCCAAGACGCCTTCTCCGTCACCCTGACGACCAACGATCCCGTCGCCAAAGTCGTCGAGTTCTACAACTCGAAAATCCCCGCCGACGGCGACCGCATGGCCATCGCCAACATGCTCAGCTACACGACGGACAAACACCGCGTCACGGTCATGACCAACGAGAACGAAGGCGCCGCCGCCGACACCGTGGGCAAGACCATCCTCGTCCTCACCGTCGGCCCCGCCACCGAGCCCCCCTCCAAAAGCGCCGCGGGCTCCGCAAAGCCGAAGAAATAAGAAGAAGAAGGAACAGGGAGGCGGGGAGGCGGGGAGTTTTTTGGGTTTCCAATCAGCGAGTGAGCCAACTGGAAACCCCAAAAGCTCCCCGCCTCCCCGCCTCCCTGTGAATCTTCTCTTCTGGACAAAACGCGAACCCCCCGTTCCATGGAGGAACAGGGGGTTCGAGTCGTTACGGAGGGATGACTATTCCGCGGGCGCCGGGGCGTCCTTTGCGGTCGCCGCCGGCCTGGCGGGTGCGTTGATGCGCATGCCGTAGAAGGAGCGGTGCACGAAGAACATCGACACCAGGAAGAAGACGCCCGCGATGGCGAGACGCGTCGACTGCGAACCGATTTGCTCCGCGAGCTCCACGGCGAGAAGACCGAAGAGCGTGGTGAACTTGATGACCGGGTTCATGGCCACCGAGCTCGTATCCTTGAAGGGATCGCCGACGGTGTCACCCACGACGGTGGCATCGTGCAGGGCGGAGCCCTTCTCCTTCAACTCGACCTCGACGACCTTCTTGGCATTGTCCCAGGCGCCGCCGGCATTGGCCATGAAGAGCGCTTGGAACAACCCGAACAGAGCAATCGAGATCAGATACCCGATGAAGAAGAACGACTCGGCGCAAGCAAACGCCAGGGTGCCGAAGAACACGGTCAAGAAGATGTTGAACATGCCCTTCTGCGCGTACACCGTGCAAATCTCGACGACCTTCTTGCTGTCCGTAATCGAGGCCTTCTCGACGCCTTCCAGCTTGATGTTCGCCTTGATGAACTCCACCGCGCGGTACGCGCCCGTGGTCACCGCTTGCGTGGACGCGCCGGTGAACCAGTAGATCATCGCGCCGCCGGCAATGAGCCCGAGCAAGAACGGCGGGTGCAGCAGCGAAAGCTTGTCCAGATTCGCCGACAGCGGCACGCCCGTGGTGACATTCGTCGTGAGAACCACGACGACGGAGAAGATCATCGTCGTGGCACCGACCACGGCGGTGCCGATGAGCACCGGCTTGGCCGTCGCCTTGAAGGTGTTGCCGGCGCCGTCGTTCTCCTCGAGGAAGTGCTTCGCCTTCTCGAATTGAACGTCGAACCCGAACTTCTTCTTCACCTCGTCTTTGACGTCGGGAATCTGCTCGATGACCGACAGCTCGTAGACCGACTGCGCGTTGTCCGTCACCGGACCGTACGAGTCGACCGCGATGGTGACCGGCCCCATGCCCAAGAACCCGAAGGCCACGAGCCCGAACGCGAAGACCGCCGACGCATCCACCGCGCCGATGGTCATGAGCGCGCCGAGGCCCTGCATGCTGACCCACCAGGCCGTGCCCATCAGTGCGACCAACACGAAGCCGAGCCAGTACGCGCTGTAATTGCCCGCCGTCAGGCCCGATAGAATGTTCAGCGAGGGCCCGCCTTCACGCGACGACGTGACGACCTCACGCACGTGCCCCGATTCCGTCGACGTGAAGACCTTCACGAACTCCGGAATGATGGCGCCCGCGAGCGTGCCGCACGTGATGATGATCGAAAGCTTCCACCAGAGGGTGCCGTCGCCCAGATTCGGAATGAGCGCGTTCGACACGATGAAAGTGAGAATCACGCTCACGATCGACGTGATCCACACGAGCATCGTCAGCGGGTGCTCGAAGTTCATCTTGTCGGCGTTGGCGTAGCGACCTTTGGCGATCGCGTCGTTGATGAAGTACGACACCACGCTGGCCACCACCATGACGATGCGCATGGCGAAGATCCACACCAGGAGCTGAACCTGAACGGGGATGTTCGCATGCTGGCCGGTCGGGTCTTTGACGGCCAGTAGGATGAACGAGATGAGCGCGACGCCGGTGACGCCGTACGTCTCGAAGCCGTCGGCGCTGGGGCCGACCGAGTCGCCGGCGTTGTCGCCCGTGCAGTCGGCAATGACGCCCGGATTTCGCGCGTCGTCTTCCTTGATCTTGAAGACGATCTTCATCAAGTCCGAACCGATGTCGGCAATTTTGGTGAAGATGCCGCCGGCGATGCGCAACGCCGAGGCGCCGAGCGATTCACCGATGGCGAAACCAATGAAACATGGGCCGGCGTAGTCGCCCGGGATCACCAGGAGGATGCCGAGCATGATCAAGAGCTCGACACTGATGAGCAACATGCCGATGCTCATGCCGGCCTTGAGGGGAATGGCGTAGCAGGGGAACGGCTTTCCGCGCAGCGCGGCAAACGCAGTGCGCGAATTGGCAAACGTGTTCACCCGTATGCCGAACCAAGCAACGGCCGAGCTGCCGGCGATGCCAACGATGGAAAACAGCAGAATGATGATGACTTGCAGCGTCTTTCCCTCGGCGAAGTAGTTCTGCATGACGCCGAAGTACACGACGATGATCGCGCCAATGAAGGCCTCGAGGATGAGGATGAACTTCATCTGCGTGACGAGGTACGTCTTGCACGTCTCGTAGATGAGCTCCGAGATGTCCTTCATCGACACATGGACATCTGCATTCTTGAGCTGTGTGAAAACAATGAGTCCAAAGACCAGGCCAAGGATGGCCACCCCCACACCGACAGCGAGCAGACTCGCCCCGGATAATCCGAAAAAGGAAGCGATGTGAACATCGTCCAATCGAGGAACGATGAGGTTCGCTTCACCACCGCCATGATGAGACTGCGGAGCTGAACCTTCTTGCGTCGCAGCTGCCAGCGCAAGCGGTGAACTGCAAAGTAATGCGATAAACGTGACTACGGCACTAATCGTGGATAGCGCCTTCGTCAGCGCATCCTTCGAGAACCATGCGGATTTCATGCAGAACCTCCGAGGGAAGGCCGCTTGACCCGGCACGAGCCGATGGGCGCGAGCAAAGTCGAAGACATGCCTCGTTCTCGAGGGGTTGGCCGTCTGACCTGTCTTTCAGACGCTTCAGCACGCCTCGTCTGCCTCGCTCTGGTCCGAGGTGCCCCGGCAGACCGAGGTAGCCCTTGGACAGTACCAGTAAGCTACCTCGAAGTAAATGCGGCAGAATTTCGTACACCAGCACGCTTCAGCCGCACGCGCACGCTTGAGACGCCTTATTTTCCGCCGTTTCAGTGTGCGAGCCGCCGCCGGCCGATGTAGCCGAGGAGCGCAAGAATCAACAGCGCGCCAATCACGCTGCCGATGATTCCCGACGTCCGCAATTGGAACATATCGCCCCCACCGTGGAGCAGGCTTCCGACGAAGCCTCCGATGAACGAGCCCACCACGCCAACGAGCGTGGTCATCAGAATGCTCAATTTCTGCTCACCCGGCATGATGGCTCGGGCGAGCAGTCCGACGATAAAACCGAAAATCAGAAATAGGAGAATGCTCATGGACCGACTCCTTTTTCGAACGAGCCGGTCGAGCAAGTTCAATGCCTCAAGTATCCGCAGTCAGCGGGTGTGCCTTCCACCAGTTCAGCGCACGCCGCATCCGCCACTCCGCTTTGGGGTCCGGTCCACAATGGCCACGCGTGTAGCCGGATAGCCGTTGGACTTGAGGCAGCTTCTTACAAGCTTCGAACGAATCGTGCATTCGATGCAGTCCCGCCCGCAGGCAACGCGTGCGATCCTCCACCAAGTCTTTGCCCGTCCATTGTTCGGCGGTGCGACCAAAGACCTGCACCTGCAAAATGCACCAACTTCGACCGTTGTCGCCGCGGATGGTTCCCAAGTCCACCTCTCGACGAAATCCGGATTCGTACGAGGCGACCGCGGCAAGCAAGAGCGCTGTCTGGGCCCTCCCCTGAGGGCCTTCGAATAGCGGCTGTTCATTTGAATCGAGAACCACCTCGGCTACGTCGTGCGCGATACTGGCGTAGCGTTCGGTAGCGGCCTGTTCCCCCTCACGATGTTCCGCGGGAGGATTCCACGCGGTCATCGCCGTTACGAGCCAAGCGGCTAAGGCGTCGATTGTCATAGGGGCGCATTAATAAGCCCCTCCTTCTCGAGCAAAAGAGGGCTGTGCGAGCAGTTCAATCCATTCAGGCTGTACAAAGTGCCACTGACCGGAGCTCGTCCTCCGATCGGTCGGGGATGGTTTGATAGGGATCCTCCCGCGTTGGGGGCGAGACCACCCATAAGCTCCGGAGTCCACAGCCAGAGTAGTCTCATGTATGTATTTATGCTTCAAAACTGCATCGAGCGACCGGTCGGCTTCGATAGGAAGAGCCGTGTTTTTGACGCTAGAGCCGTTGGCACGGGGCTTTTGCCCTCGCATGGACTAGGAATACGCGCGTGAAGTTCGTCGACAGTTGCGAAGTCAAAGTGGTGGCCGGCCGTGGGGGAAATGGCTGCGTCGCGTTTCGTCGTGAAAAGTTCGTCCCGTTTGGCGGTCCGTCGGGCGGTGATGGGGGCAAAGGCGGGGACGTGGTGTTCGTCACGGACGAAGGCCTGTCGACCCTGCTCGACTTGATTTATGCCCGCACATTGAAGGCCGACGACGGCGAGCACGGTCAGGGAAAGGACTGCTACGGCCGGGGGGGAGAAGACCTCATCGTCCGAGTCCCCGTGGGCACCGAAGTCTACGACAAGGTCACCGGCGAGCGGCTTTTCGATTTGGATACACCGCAATCGCGCACCGTCGTTGCCAAGGGCGGCCGCGGCGGGCGCGGGAATATCCATTTTGCGACCCCGCAGGATCGTGCGCCGCGGCGCGCCGAACCGGGTGGCGAGGGCGAGGAACGCGAGCTGCGTTTGGAGCTCAAAGTGCTCGCAGATGCTGGGCTTTTGGGCTTTCCCAACGTTGGAAAATCCACGTTCATCCGTGCCTGCTCACGGGCTCGGCCCAAGGTGTCGGACTATCCGTTTACGACGTTGGTGCCCCATTTGGGGGTCGTGTCCGTCGGCGAAGATGCCAATTTCGTCATTGCCGACATTCCCGGTTTGATACCGGGCGCTGCCCAGGGTGCCGGGCTCGGGGTGCGCTTTTTGAAGCATGTGGAGCGCACGCGCGCCCTGCTGCACCTCATTAGCGTCGACCCCGGTGAGGGGCGCGACCCTATTTCGGATTACGATGCATTGCTCCATGAATTGCGTCAATTCGATCCGGAATTGGCCGATCGACCCACCGTGGTGGCCATGAGCAAAGTGGATTTGCCCCACGTCCAGGAGGCATTCGGTCCGGCCAAAGAGCATTTCCGCGCGCGGAACATCGATTTGCTCCCTGTCTCGGCCGCCACCGGCGAGGGCGTGCGCGAGGTGCTCATTGCGCTGCACCGGCTGATCAAAGACATGAAACCGGAGTGACGCGGGCATGAAGACCGAGGAGCCCACCCCGAGACGCCTGCGCAAAGCCCGCGCGGAAGGCGACAGCGGGGCGAGCTCCTATGCCGCGGGATCGCTCGGCTTTTTGGCGGCGGTGATGACGGCTCCCGCGGCCGCGTACGCGTTGAAAGATTGGGCCGTGGAGGCGCTGCGCCGGGCCATTGGCCGAGCGGGCGAAATCGATCCGCAGGTGTCGCTCGATGCATGGGCGGTCGGTCGGCCCGTGCTCCTCTATGCGGTACCGTTGCTCGTCGTGGCGGCGGCGACGGCGGTCACGGCCACGGTCGTGCAGACCGGGGGCGTCATGACCGCGAAGCGGCTGGCACCCGAGCTGCGACGCATCAATGTGCTCGAGGGCGCGCGGCATCTTTTCTCGCGCGAGCATGCCTTCACGGTGGGACGCGCCTTTTTCTCGGCGGCGCTCATCGGGTCGTTCGCGTACGCGGGCCTGCGCGCGCACGCCGCAGACATGGCCGCCTTGGCGGGGCGCGTCCCGTACATTGCACCGGCGGGCGCCACCATCGCGCTTCGCCTCGCGCGTAGTGCCGCGGTCTTGGGACTCGCCGTGGGCGCGCTCGATTTGGTGGTGCGCCGGCGCTTCTGGCTCACGCGCCTTCGCATGACGAAGTCGGAGGTCGAGCGCGAACGCAAGGAAAGCGAGGGCGATCCCGAGTGGAAAGCCGCGCGCGCCCGCGCCCATCGCGAACGCATGATGCAAGCCACACGCGCCGAGCTGCGCGAGGCCGCAGTCCTCGTCGTGGGACGCGCCCTCGCCGTGGCGTTGCGCTACCGCGAAGGGGACCGCGCCCCCATCGTCATCGCGCGCGACGAAGGAGCCCGCGCCGAAGCCGTCGCTCAAACCGCGCGCGCGCTCGACATTGCCATCGTGGAGGAACCGACACTCGCCGCCGCCCTGGCCGGCATCACCGTCGGCGACGAGATCCCGTCATCGCTCTACGAAGCCGCCGCAGAAGCAATTCACCAGGCGCGCTCACGCTAAGAGCGCGAGACGTTGACCGAGTCGCGGAACAAGGCCGCTTCGTTGCCGCGGTTCACGCGGGCGAACAGCTTGGCCAAGAACGCGAGGCATGCGCGCACGGCTTCGTTGTCCTCGCTTTCGCGGGCGCGGGCCAATGCGTCGAGCCCCTCGAGCAGCGCATCGTCGTAGCGGCCCGCGAAGGAGAGCCCCACGCCCAGGGCAAGCGCCGCCTGGCATCGCTTCTGCGGCGGCGCACCGTCGGCATCGCGGCGCGCTTGCTTGAGCGTGCGCAGGGCATCGCCCACCTTGCCGCGCGAAAGGCGCGCCATGGCGTGCATGCGGTTCGCCAGCGAATCGCGTTCGCCGGTGGCCTTGAGCCCTGCGCTCCACCGCTCGAGCGACTGCGCATCCCCGCCGAGCAGCGCTTCCTTCGCCAGCTGCGTCAGGCGCGCCGCCAGCGATTCGGCGTCGCCGGTCTCGATTTCCTCGGGTTCGGCCTCGCGGACCGAACGCGGAAGCGGCGTGGTCACGGGCGGGATCACCAGCGGCAGCACCGCGCGCATGCTGCGCGACGGCGGCACCTGCCCGCCCTTGCCGCGCTTCCATGGGTTGTCCATGTCGAGCGGCACGCCGAGCACCTCGACCCCCGCTTCCGACGTGAGCCTCGGCTCCTGCGTGTTCAAAAGGCCCTCGAGCGCAGCGCGCACGCTCGCATGCAAGAGCACCTCCCCTCCCCGCGCCACCCGCGAAAGCGCCAGGGCAATCACGAGAGGCTCACCCCACGCGAGATCCGCGCGGCGGGCGCCCGACGACGAGGTGGCGAGCGGCTCCATCTCGCCTTGCGCGATGCCGCAGGCCCACGTTTCCTCCTCGGGCGGCGTGTCCTCGTCGGCCGTGATGGCGAGATGAATCGCCTCCTCGATCGCATCCGAATCCCACGCAAAGGCAAGGCTCAGCGCCGCCCAGGAGACCAACGTTGCCCCGAGGGCCTCGGCGCGCTGCATCAACTCCCGCGCCCGCGGAAGATAGACGCGGGCCCCCGCCGCGGACATGCGGTAGCAAATGACGATTTTTTCCGCCATCAAACCCGGATGCGCTTTTTCAGCGCGGCCAGCTCGTCGTCGATGTCGGACTTACCTGCGCCGTCGCTGTTACCGCCACCACCCCCGGTCCCCCGCTCCAAGTCTCGGAACCGCGCCTCGAGATCGCGCGTCTTCTCCGTGTTGCCAAGGGCTTCTTCCACCTCGGCCATGGCGCTGTTTTGCGCCTCGCGCCCCTCGATCTTCTCCTCCATGCGGCGGAAGTTCTCGAAGGCGTTCGACCCGCCGCGGGCGCCCAGCCCCTCGGTCCCCGAGCGCGCCTGCTCGGCGCGGGTGGCGATGGTCGACTTGCGCATCTTGATCTCTTCGAGCTTCTGCTCCATCCGCTCGAGCTCGGCCTTCATGTCCAGCGCGTGATTGTGCTGCTCCTGGCGCTGTCGCTCGGCATTCTCCGCCTCACCGCTCACGCGCTTCTTCTGCTTCAAGGCCTCACGGGCCAGGGCTTCGTCCCCGGTTTTGAGAGCGAGCTCGGCGCGGCGCTCCCATTTCGCTGCCTCGGCGACCAAGTCCTCGTGCTTCTTTTTGAGCTGCTTGGCGTTGGCCACCGCGGAGATGACCTCATTCCGGCCGCGTTTGAGCTGCTCCCCCATTTCCTCGACCGTGAGATCGAGGAGCTTCCGGTCATCCTCCGCTTTGTCGAGCAAACTGTTC
It includes:
- the obgE gene encoding GTPase ObgE → MKFVDSCEVKVVAGRGGNGCVAFRREKFVPFGGPSGGDGGKGGDVVFVTDEGLSTLLDLIYARTLKADDGEHGQGKDCYGRGGEDLIVRVPVGTEVYDKVTGERLFDLDTPQSRTVVAKGGRGGRGNIHFATPQDRAPRRAEPGGEGEERELRLELKVLADAGLLGFPNVGKSTFIRACSRARPKVSDYPFTTLVPHLGVVSVGEDANFVIADIPGLIPGAAQGAGLGVRFLKHVERTRALLHLISVDPGEGRDPISDYDALLHELRQFDPELADRPTVVAMSKVDLPHVQEAFGPAKEHFRARNIDLLPVSAATGEGVREVLIALHRLIKDMKPE
- a CDS encoding GlsB/YeaQ/YmgE family stress response membrane protein, which produces MSILLFLIFGFIVGLLARAIMPGEQKLSILMTTLVGVVGSFIGGFVGSLLHGGGDMFQLRTSGIIGSVIGALLILALLGYIGRRRLAH
- a CDS encoding sodium-translocating pyrophosphatase — protein: MAAATQEGSAPQSHHGGGEANLIVPRLDDVHIASFFGLSGASLLAVGVGVAILGLVFGLIVFTQLKNADVHVSMKDISELIYETCKTYLVTQMKFILILEAFIGAIIVVYFGVMQNYFAEGKTLQVIIILLFSIVGIAGSSAVAWFGIRVNTFANSRTAFAALRGKPFPCYAIPLKAGMSIGMLLISVELLIMLGILLVIPGDYAGPCFIGFAIGESLGASALRIAGGIFTKIADIGSDLMKIVFKIKEDDARNPGVIADCTGDNAGDSVGPSADGFETYGVTGVALISFILLAVKDPTGQHANIPVQVQLLVWIFAMRIVMVVASVVSYFINDAIAKGRYANADKMNFEHPLTMLVWITSIVSVILTFIVSNALIPNLGDGTLWWKLSIIITCGTLAGAIIPEFVKVFTSTESGHVREVVTSSREGGPSLNILSGLTAGNYSAYWLGFVLVALMGTAWWVSMQGLGALMTIGAVDASAVFAFGLVAFGFLGMGPVTIAVDSYGPVTDNAQSVYELSVIEQIPDVKDEVKKKFGFDVQFEKAKHFLEENDGAGNTFKATAKPVLIGTAVVGATTMIFSVVVVLTTNVTTGVPLSANLDKLSLLHPPFLLGLIAGGAMIYWFTGASTQAVTTGAYRAVEFIKANIKLEGVEKASITDSKKVVEICTVYAQKGMFNIFLTVFFGTLAFACAESFFFIGYLISIALFGLFQALFMANAGGAWDNAKKVVEVELKEKGSALHDATVVGDTVGDPFKDTSSVAMNPVIKFTTLFGLLAVELAEQIGSQSTRLAIAGVFFLVSMFFVHRSFYGMRINAPARPAATAKDAPAPAE
- a CDS encoding PspA/IM30 family protein, producing the protein MGIFDRMGKVISSNVNSLLDKAEDDRKLLDLTVEEMGEQLKRGRNEVISAVANAKQLKKKHEDLVAEAAKWERRAELALKTGDEALAREALKQKKRVSGEAENAERQRQEQHNHALDMKAELERMEQKLEEIKMRKSTIATRAEQARSGTEGLGARGGSNAFENFRRMEEKIEGREAQNSAMAEVEEALGNTEKTRDLEARFRDLERGTGGGGGNSDGAGKSDIDDELAALKKRIRV
- a CDS encoding EscU/YscU/HrcU family type III secretion system export apparatus switch protein is translated as MKTEEPTPRRLRKARAEGDSGASSYAAGSLGFLAAVMTAPAAAYALKDWAVEALRRAIGRAGEIDPQVSLDAWAVGRPVLLYAVPLLVVAAATAVTATVVQTGGVMTAKRLAPELRRINVLEGARHLFSREHAFTVGRAFFSAALIGSFAYAGLRAHAADMAALAGRVPYIAPAGATIALRLARSAAVLGLAVGALDLVVRRRFWLTRLRMTKSEVERERKESEGDPEWKAARARAHRERMMQATRAELREAAVLVVGRALAVALRYREGDRAPIVIARDEGARAEAVAQTARALDIAIVEEPTLAAALAGITVGDEIPSSLYEAAAEAIHQARSR